One genomic region from Cryptococcus gattii WM276 chromosome C, complete sequence encodes:
- a CDS encoding ribosomal protein S19, putative (Similar to TIGR gene model, INSD accession AAW42565.1) encodes MPGVRDISAEAFIKAYSSHLKRSGKLEIPTWVDIVKTGPQKELAPYDPDWFYVRAVTLAAVARHIYLRKHVGVGALAKLHGTKNRRGTRPSHHRDSSTGVQRTVVQSLEKIGVLEAAPDGGRKISQDGMRDLDRIATAVLEAEREEEEEEEEEEEEEEEADEE; translated from the exons ATGCCGGGTGTTCGCGACATCAG TGCTGAGGCCTTCATCAAAGCCTACTCTTCCCACCTTAAGCGATCCGGCAAGCTCGAGATCCCCACATGGGTCGACATTGTTAAGACCGGTCCCCAAAAGGAGTTGGCTCCCTATGACCCCGACTGGTTCTACGTGAGGGCCG TTACTTTAGCTGCCGTCGCCCGACACATCTACCTCAGGAAGCACGTCGGTGTCGGTGCCCTTGCCAAGCTCCACGGTACCAAGAACCGACGAGGCACGCGACCTTCTCACCACCGTGACTCCTCCACCGGTGTCCAGAGGACCGTTGTCCAGTCTCTTGAGAAGATTGGTGTGCTTGAGGCCGCCCCTGACGGAGGCAGGAAGATCAGCCAGGATGGAAT GCGAGACCTCGACCGAATCGCCACTGCCGTTCTTGAGGCCGAGcgagaggaggaggaagaggaggaggaggaggaagaggaagaggaggaggctGACGAGGAGTAA
- a CDS encoding rRNA primary transcript binding protein, putative (Similar to TIGR gene model, INSD accession AAW42566.1): MSPSVEVEDFFASSLLVSVDNEVVHITSRLIFLNLSSTLNPESFRKTLLSPPTLKSTTITDTKLVPKRRFAFVGYKDAEEAQKVKEWFDGTYAFGGGKVKVDFVKDEPLKTGDKLNRGEKNKEKRPKEGKDNIQERQEPSKRLQEFMSVMKGVDPAMAPPEASTSTAEGTKKEKSVKGKEKSEEPEEPEADDDDAAWLRRRQAALEGEPSAPQLSADEQLILSTSRLFVRNLAFITTSESLSTHFSTYGRIDECHLPVSQTTGEPLGTAFLQFHNAEDALSAYKALDKTTFQGRLLHVLPGRAKPGQEGAVGGSGVVDSKVLGKRDQGKGEVKSKVDERRKQESAKGVNWASLYMNSDAVAASVADRMGISKSELLNADSGNSAVKLALAETTVIEETKKYFEDAGIVLESLQPRVPRSQTTILVKNIPYGTSIQSLTDLFAPHGKLTRVLLPPAGTLGVVEFENHMDAGRAFKALAYRRLGNAVLYLEKGPVGMFKSETAPGSGPMSTEQKREEEAKALAEKVESLPEQPDPTDEAGSTLFLKGLNFATTTAHLQTVLSNIPGFSFARVQMKPDPKRPGEKLSMGYGFVGFKTKEAATKALKALEGFEIDGKNLEVRFAQRGAEDDRETKKAGDAEGGKTKSTKVLVKNLPFEATKKDVRELFSAYGQLKSLRLPRKAVPTSTGAQSTRGFAFLEFTTHTEAARAMEALKHTHLLGRHLVLQWANEGEEVDVKGLREKVKGEVRGMEGGGDRKRRKLDFKGGKEDEMDGLEV; the protein is encoded by the exons ATGTCCCCGTcggtggaggtggaagaTTTCTTTGCCTCTTCGTTGCTCGTCAGTGTTGACAACGAAGTTGTCCATATAAC GTCACGTCTCATATTTCTAAATCTCTCCTCGACTCTCAACCCGGAGTCCTTTCGGAAAACCCTCCTCTCCCCTCCTACTCTCAAATCAACGACCATCACCGATACCAAGCTTGTTCCAAAGAGACGATTCGCTTTTGTTGGTTACAAAGACGCAGAAGAAGCCCAGAAAGTGAAGGAATGGTTTGATGGAACGTATGCTTTTGGTGGTGGAAAAGTCAAGGTGGATTTTGTAAAGGATGAGCCACTCAAGACTGGAGACAAGCTGAACAGAGGCGAGAAGAACAAGGAGAAGCGTCCAAAGGAGGGTAAGGATAACATTCAAGAGAGGCAGGAGCCAAGTAAGAGGCTTCAGGAGTTTATGAGTGTTATGAAGGGAGTTGATCCAGCAATGGCTCCGCCTGAAGCGTCTACCTCTACGGCCGAAGGGacaaagaaggagaagagtgtaaaaggaaaggagaagTCTGAAGAGCCAGAGGAGCCGGAAGCAGACGATGACGATGCCGCATGGCTTCGACGACGTCAAGCAGCCCTTGAAGGCGAGCCATCT GCACCTCAACTATCCGCAGACGAACAActcatcctctccaccaGCCGTCTTTTCGTACGAAATCTTGCATTTATCACAACCTCCGAATCCCTGTCAACTCATTTCTCGACTTATGGACGTATAGACGAGTGCCACCTGCCAGTTTCTCAAACGACTGGTGAACCGCTCGGTACAGCTTTCCTTCAGTTCCACAACGCCGAAGACGCACTTTCTGCGTATAAAGCTTTGGATAAGACGACTTTTCAAGGTAGGCTGTTGCATGTCTTGCCTGGAAGAGCGAAGCCGGGACAAGAAGGTGCCGTTGGGGGAAGCGGGGTGGTGGATAGTAAGGTGTTGGGCAAGCGGGACCAGGGAAAAGGTGAAGTTAAAAGCAAAGTGGACGAGAGGAGAAAACAGGAGAGTGCCAAGGGTGTCAACTGGGCTTCGTTGTACATGAAC AGCGACGCCGTTGCCGCCTCTGTTGCCGATCGGATGGGTATCTCCAAATCCGAGCTTCTCAATGCCGATTCCGGCAACTCTGCTGTAAAGCTCGCTCTTGCCGAAACCACCGTGATTGAAGAAACCAAGAAATATTTCGAAGACGCCGGTATCGTGCTCGAGTCCCTGCAACCCCGTGTCCCTCGCTCTCAAACGACCATCCTCGTGAAAAACATCCCTTATGGCACCTCCATCCAAAGCTTGACCGACCTTTTTGCACCGCACGGTAAACTTACGCGGGTTCTCTTGCCTCCTGCTGGGACTTTGGGTGTAGTCGAGTTTGAGAACCATATGGACGCTGGCAGAGCTTTCAAAGCGCTTGCATACCGCCGTCTGGGGAATGCGGTGCTCTATCTCGAAAAAGGCCCTGTCGGCATGTTTAAATCCGAAACCGCCCCTGGTTCTGGACCCATGAGCACCGAGcaaaagagagaagaagaagctaAAGCCCTCGCTGAAAAAGTGGAATCCCTCCCGGAACAGCCTGACCCCACGGACGAAGCTGGTTCAactctcttcctcaagGGTCTCAACTTCGCCACAACTACCGCTCATCTCCAAACTGTACTCTCTAACATCCCCGGTTTCTCATTTGCGCGTGTGCAGATGAAGCCAGACCCCAAACGACCCGGTGAAAAGCTCTCAATGGGCTATGGATTTGTTGGTTTCAAGACTAAGGAAGCAGCGACGAAGGCGCTCAAGGCTTTGGAAGGGTTTGAAATTGATGGGAAGAATTTGGAAGTTAGGTTTGCTCAACGAGGTGCAGAGGACGATCGGGAGACGAAAAAGGCCGGTGACGCTGAAGGAGGCAAGACAAAGAGTACAAAGGTGCTCGTCAAGAACTTGCCATTTGAAGCTACCAAGAAGGACGTCCGTGAGCTTTTCTCAGCATACGGCCAACTCAAGTCTCTTCGTCTCCCGCGAAAAGCTGTCCCCACCTCGACCGGAGCTCAGTCTACAAGGGGTTTCGCGTTTTtggagtttaccacccaCACAGAGGCTGCGCGAGCGATGGAGGCGCTCAAGCATACACATTTGTTAGGACGACATTTGGTTTTGCAGTGGGCGAATGAGGGTGAGGAAGTGGATGTCAAGGGCTTGAGAGAAAAGGTGAAGGGTGAGGTTAGAGGGATGGAGGGTGGAGGGGAtaggaagaggagaaagtTGGATTTCAAGGGAGGTaaagaggatgagatgGATGGTCTGGAAGTGTAA
- a CDS encoding uncharacterized protein (Similar to TIGR gene model, INSD accession AAW42567.1), with translation MFLSAKRTFNLLLHTPIIPPTPGPQAIELATIPSTSVAFSTAAPPRLRARTISNLSVRGYDPSSPYYRSAGIQKRGYAERKTDEEAYPEEAEGTEAGSSDVSHSNAAFNKDANPETAAKGVEQEIGKDYTRKSPANPNESRPSGKQGKKGSESPLNTSRHPAGR, from the exons ATGTTCCTCTCCGCAAAGCGCACTTTCaacctccttctccacaCTCCCATCATCCCCCCCACCCCGGGCCCACAAGCAATTGAGCTCGCCACCATTCCCTCCACCTCTGTCGCATTCTCCACTGCTGCACCTCCTCGTCTTCGAGCCCGAACAATCTCCAACTTGAGCGTTCGCGGTTACgatccttcttcaccataTTATCGATCGGCCGGTATACAGAAGAGAGGATATGCAGAGAGGAAGACGGACGAGGAAGCGTACCCGGAAGAGGCTGAAGGAACGGAAGCTGGG TCGAGCGATGTGTCTCATTCTAATGCCGCGTTCAACAAAGATGCCAATCCAGAAACAGCCGCCAAAGGCGTTGAACAGGAG ATTGGGAAAGACTACACCCGCAAGTCCCCTGCCAACCCCAACGAGTCCAGGCCTTCTGGAAAGCAAGGCAAGAAGGGTAGCGAATCGCCTTTGAACACCTCTCGTCATCCTGCGGGTCGATAA
- a CDS encoding SWI/SNF-related matrix associated protein, putative (Similar to TIGR gene model, INSD accession AAW42568.1): MAYSTRTRVSTPSIQNTYTNRTSYTSTRPAPSPAPVPVLSHQAAVYQHPQTYPPGPCPFFLSPPGQKTTDPSLSTQPVTQALYTTYPSRLRTGVTGLIQPERVSGGPKERKAFLAELDREMPFGGGINTPGYGRLSGSGTSTPRFDSPAPFPSSRRMTAASAATGAGVGSSRRGRVVNYAEKGSDDEDFSEEEDDFGEPASDPDDIDYGSRRRRIAGGGSRRESAAPLVVGGLEHQAAMKAGKLRRKMEELDRGWTWLGDRTPGDRVRSQVAGVTKHVYKSEDELQKEAERPEMLIPITIDFDVQSTHPDQQGLKIRDRFLWNLNEPFITPYQFSIIFCEDIGIPISPYAQRIQDLIEKQIEENQNAAEIDVTNEDVTESDVVWSDEEVEGVMDDTFENGDGDKDGDEESKEKRMEEEQDQEEAQEQEQEQEQKEDKERSRKRKREGKDEKERNWAEPDCRIIVNLDVQIYSYLLRDRIEWDLSSPLPPSLFAKHYCTELGLTGEAIPAITCAITEEILKHKRDALDLDLFASTHPVEQAKWEKGTTQPRVNVNQKGGAKALVGVWRDWWEREEFGPVLVELTMEEMEKRDMERTREVRRNNRAGVPLKRRR; this comes from the exons ATGGCGTACTCAACGCGTACGAGGGTATCCACCCCATCCATACAAAACACCTACACAAACCGTACTTCCTATACCTCCACACGACCAGCTCCATCTCCAGCCCCAGTCCCTGTACTCTCCCACCAAGCAGCCGTATACCAGCATCCCCAGACATACCCTCCCGGACCATGtcccttctttctctctccgCCAGGACAAAAGACGACAGATCCGTCACTGTCTACCCAGCCCGTAACCCAGGCGCTCTACACAACTTATCCGTCGAGGTTGAGGACTGGGGTGACCGGGCTGATACAGCCTGAGCGCGTGTCGGGCGGGCCAAAGGAGAGGAAAGCGTTCTTGGCAGAGCTGGATAGGGAAATGCCTTTTGGAGGGGGCATCAACACACCAGGATATGGTAGATTGTCAGGTAGTGGAACGAGTACCCCCCGATTCGATTCGCCCGCCCCCTTCCCCTCCTCTAGACGCATGACGGCTGCTTCGGCAGCAACCGGGGCAGGGGTGGGATCAAGTAGAAGGGGGAGAGTGGTAAACTATGCTGAAAAGGGTTCAGACGATGAAGATTTTTcggaagaggaggatgattTTGGCGAACCGGCTTCTGATCCGGATGATATAGATTACGGTTCACGGCGAAGGCGCATtgctggaggaggaagtCGGAGGGAGAGTGCGGCGCCGTTGGTTGTGGGTGGGCTTGAACATCAAGCTGCTATGAAAGCAGGGAAATTGAGGAGGAAAATGGAGGAATTGGACAGGGGATGGACGTGGCTAGGTGATAGGACCCCCGGAGATAGGGTGAGAAGCCAGGTTGCAGGTGTAACCAAACATGTTTACAA GTCAGAAGATGAATTGCAAAAAGAAGCCGAACGGCCCGAGATGCTTATTCCCATAACCATCGATTTCGATGTCCAATCTACCCATCCTGACCAACAAGGTCTCAAAATCCGAGACCGTTTTCTGTGGAACCTGAACGAACCATTCATCACTCCTTACCAGTTCTCAATTATCTTTTGCGAAGATATCGGGATTCCAATCTCGCCCTATGCGCAAAGGATTCAGGATTTGATTGAAAAGCAAATTGAAGAGAATCAAAATGCGGCGGAAATTGATGTGACGAATGAAGACGTGACGGAGAGCGATGTGGTGTGGAGTGATGAAGAGGTTGAGGGGGTGATGGACGATACGTTTGAAAATGGAGATGGGGATaaagatggagatgaggaaTCTAAGGAAAAGCgaatggaagaggagcagGATCAGGAAGAAGCACAAGAGCAGGAACAAGAACAAGAGCAgaaagaggacaaggaaagatcgagaaagaggaagagggaaggaaaagaCGAAAAGGAGCGAAACTGGGCAGAGCCCGATTGCCGTATTATCGTCAAC CTCGACGTCCAAATTTACTCTTACCTTCTCCGTGACCGTATCGAATGGGATCTCTCCTCTCCGCTCCCACCATCCCTTTTCGCCAAACACTACTGCACCGAACTCGGCCTCACTGGCGAAGCCATCCCAGCCATCACATGCGCGATCACTGAAGAAATCCTGAAACATAAACGCGACGCGCTAGACCTCGACCTTTTTGCATCTACCCACCCTGTCGAACAAGCCAAGTGGGAAAAGGGAACAACACAACCGAGGGTGAATGTGAATCAGAAGGGGGGAGCGAAAGCGTTGGTAGGTGTGTGGAGGGATTGGTgggagagagaagagtTTGGGCCGGTATTGGTAGAATTGACgatggaggagatggagaagagggataTGGAGAGGACGAGAGAGGTGAGGAGGAATAATAGAGCTGGAGTGCCtttgaagaggaggaggtaA
- a CDS encoding riboflavin synthase, putative (Similar to TIGR gene model, INSD accession AAW42569.1): protein MFTGLIEHTSTISAISPSTSTSGFTLTLSSSAPILTDCHIGDSICVNGACLTVTEFDSDSFQVGLAPETLRRTNLGQVKVGDKVNCERAMAGHTRFGGHMVQGHVDGTATIISKVPDGDSIRYTFQLPAATTLLPFIIEKGYITIDGASLTITHVNDAERSFGIMLIAHSQGKLTLTDKKDEDTVNIEVDCVGKYVLGSVERIEGIVERIVERKLKEKGL from the exons ATGTTCACAGGTCTC ATAGAACACACATCTACCATCTCCGCCATCTCTCCCTCTACCTCCACTTCTGGCTTCACACttaccctctcctcctctgcGCCGATCCTTACAGATTGCCATATTGGCGATTCCATCTGTGTCAATGGCGCTTGTCTTACCGTAACCGAATTCGACTCCGATTCCTTCCAGGTTGGGCTCGCGCCCGAGACCCTGAGGCGCACGAATTTAGGGCAAGTAAAAGTGGGCGACAAGGTTAACTGTGAGAGGGCGATGGCTGGGCATACGAGGTTTGGCGGGCATATGGTTCAG GGTCATGTAGACGGTACAGCGACCATCATCTCCAAAGTCCCTGATGGCGACTCTATCCGGTACACATTCCAGCTCCCCGCTGCTACCACCCTTCTCCCATTCATCATAGAAAAGGGATACATCACTATCGACGGCGCATCGCTCACCATCACCCACGTGAATGATGCCGAACGGTCTTTTGGTATCATGCTTATCGCGCATAGTCAAGGAAAATTGACGTTGACAGACAAGAAGGACGAGGATACGGTGAACATCGAAGTGGATTGTGTGGGCAAGTATGTTTTGGGGAGTGTGGAGAGAATAGAGGGGATTGTGGAGAGGATCGTGGAGAGAAAGTTGAAGGAAAAGGGATTATAA